The DNA sequence CGAGTTCTCGTTTTTCCTGGCGATGCCGACCATGGTGGGCGCAGCGGTGTATTCGGGCTACAAGTACCGCGATCTGTTCCAGCCCGGCGACCTGCCGGTGTTTGCCCTTGGCTTCGTGACCTCGTTCATTTTTGCCATGATCGCCGTGCGCGCGCTGCTGAAGTTCATTGCCAACCACAGCTACGCGGCATTTGCCTGGTATCGCATCGCCTTCGGCCTGCTGATCCTGGCGACCTGGCAGTTCGGTTGGGTTGACTGGGCCACCGCACATGGCTGAGGCGGCCAGGGGTGTACGCCTGGAAGGCGTACGCAACGCGCGCCTGAAGCTGCTGTTGTTGGGCCTGCTGTGCCTGCTGCCGGGCCTCGGCGCGGCGCGCATGGCCTGGGTCGACCAGGCCTGGTGGCCACTGGCGTTGTACCCGGCGATGAGCCTGATCAGCCTGCTGCTGTACTGGCAGGACAAGCAACAGGCCCGCACCCAGGCCTGGCGTACGCCAGAAAAGGTGCTGCATGCCAGTGAGCTGCTGGGTGGCTGGCCGGGGGCACTGCTGGCGCAACAGCTGTTCCGCCACAAGACCCGCAAGGTCTCGTATCAGCTGGTGTGCTGGGGGATCGTGCTGCTGCACCAGGTGTTCTGGGCGGACTGGCTGTTGCTTGGCGGGCGTTATCTGGCCGTTGGCTGATACGCCGCTGTGCCAGCCCTCTTCGCGGTAACCCTGCTCTTACAGGTGAAGCCGCGAAGAGGCCAGCAGAGATAGGTCAAAGCAGTAGCCCTGCCTGCAGTCGTTTGGGCAAGCGCTGGACCACCAGCTGGTGCGAGCGCCGCAGCAAATCACACAGCTCGTCGCGCCCCATCGGATAGGGCGGCGCCATGCTGATCCACCGCGCCCGTGCCAGATACGGCGCAGGCCGCACCCCCGGGCGATCGCAATAGCCGAGAAACAGCTCGTCGGCGACCTTGAACGACAAGCCAGCGCCCGCCAGGTCGAGCACCGCGAACATCTTGTTGCCCGCCACCGAGAACACCCGAATGCCACCCCATTTGTAGTCTTCCCGCGCCCCGGGCAGGCTCAGGCAGTACGCCGGCACCTCGGTTTCGCTCATGTGCCGTTCAGACATACTGTTCTCCACAGGCCTCGAACGAGGCGGCCAGGTGGTCGATCCACACCCGTACCGCAGGCAGCACGCCACGCCGGTGCGGATATACCGCCTGCAGGTAGCCACCCGGTAACGACCAGTCCGGCAGCAGGCGCACCAGTTCGCCGCGTGCCAGTTCTTCCTCGCAGAACATGCTGGGCAGCGCGGTGAACCCGAGGCCTGCCCGTACAGCAGCATTACGTACTACGAAATCATCGATCGCCAGGCGTGGTTCCAAGGCGATTTCCTGCTGTTTGCCGTGCGGGCCGAACAAGCGGAAGTGTACCAGTCGGTCCGCTTCGGCAGCGCCCAGCACTGGTAACGATGCCAACTCAGCGGGTTCGCGAATGTGGTCGGCGAAACCTGGCGCGGCAACCAGTTGCATCTGCGCCTGGCGCAGGCGCCGGGTCACCAGGGCCGGGTCTTCATCGCCCAGGTCGCGCACCCGCAGCGCCACGTCGATGCCTTCCGATATCAGGTCGACCCGGCGGTTGAGCAGCACCATGTCCAGCTGCACCAGCGGGTATTGCTCAAGAAAGCGGCTGATCACCTCCGGCAGAAAGGCATGGGCCAACGCCACCGGGCAGGACACCCGCAAGCGCCCACGCGGTTCGCTGCTCATGCTGGCCACCGCTTCGTCGGCGGCTTCGGCCTCAAGCAGCATGGCCTGGCAGTGGTGCAGGTAGCGCTCGCCAACGGCGGTGAGCTTCAGTTGCCGCGTGGTGCGCTGCAGCAGGCGAGTGCCCAGGCGTTCTTCCAGCTCGGCAATGCGCCGCGACAGCCGCGACTTGGGGATGCCCAGTTGGCGACCGGCTGCGGCGAAACCGCCGGCCTCGACTACGCGGGCAAAATAGAAAAGGTTGTTGAGGTCTTGCATGGGTATGTCTCACTGTTCCATCTGTGGGACAAACTAACGCATTTTTGCTGACTTATCAGCCATTGGCTCCCTCGGTAGGATTCTCTCCATCGTGATCGCCCACTGTCGCGGTCGTCATTCACAGGAGAGTCCCATGAAACTGTTGCACATCGATTCGAGCATCCTGGGCGACAATTCCGCCTCCCGCCAACTGAGCCGCGAAGTGGTCGAAGCCTGGAAAGCTGCCGACCCGAGCGTGGAGGTGGTGTACCGCGACTTGGCCGCTGACGCCATCGCCCACTTCTCTGCGGCCACCCTGGTAGCGGCGGGCACCCCGGAAGACGTGCGCGATGCAGCCCAGGCCTTCGAGGCCAAGCTCAGCGCAGAAACCCTGGAAGAGTTCCTGGCGGCGGATGCCGTGGTGATCGGCGCGCCGATGTACAACTTCACCGTGCCGACCCAGCTCAAGGCCTGGATCGACCGCGTGGCCGTCGCCGGCAAGACCTTCCGCTACACCGAAGCCGGCCCGGAAGGCCTGTGCGGCAACAAGAAAGTCGTGCTGGTGTCCACCGCCGGCGGCCTGCACGCTGGCCAGCCGAGCGGTGCCGGGCATGAGGAATTCCTCAAGGTGTTCCTGGGCTTCATCGGCATCACCGACCTGGAAATCGTCCGCGCCCATGGCCTGGCCTACGGCCCTGAGCAGCGCAGCCAGGCGATCGACGCTGCCCAGGCGCAAATTGCCAACGAGCTGTTTGCGGCTGCCTGAGTCAGGTACCAAACGCTGACGCTGTAACAGCGGCCTTGTGTCGCGAAAGAGCCGCAAGGCGGCCCCGGAGGTCTCGGCGATAACGCTGAAACTGGGGCCGTCTTGCGGCTCTTCGCTGCATAACCGCGTCGGCCTGTCGGTTGATACAGGCGCGTTTCTGCGCGGCTCAGTGACTCTCAGGCACGATCATCGACACGGGCGCGTGGTGGGCCCGCTGGCGTGCCGCCAGGTAGTACAGCACGCTCGGTACTACCAGGCCGATCAGCCACGATACATCCACACCGCCCAGGTGCTCGACCATCGGCCCCGTGTACAGCTTGGTGTCGATGAACGGCATCTGGACCAGCACGCCGACGCTGTAGACGATGATCCCGGGCCAGTTCCAGCGGCCATAGCGGCCCTGTGGGTCGGCGAGGGCAGGGATGTCGTAACGTTCCTTGGTGATGAAGTAGTAGTCGACCAGGTTGACCGCGCTCCACGGCACGAAGAACGTCAGCAGGAACAGGATGAACGACTTGAATGCGCTGAGAAACGAATGCTGGCCAAGCAGGGCAACCAGGGTCGCGGCACCGACGATTGCCAGGACGAACAGCAGGCGCTGTAGCCGACTGATCGCCAAGTGGCCGCGAAAGCCGCTGATGATGGTGGCAATGCACATGAAGCTGCCATAGGAATTCAGCGTCGAGATGGTCACCTTGCCGAAGGCGATGCAGAAATACAGCAGCGCTGCGCTGCTGCCGGCACCGCCCAGGCCAACGATGTATGCCACTTCATGGCCGGCGAACTGGCCACCGGCGATAGCCACGGCAAATACCCCGAGCACCATTGATGCTTGCGCGCCGATCACCGAGCCCAACCCGGCAGCGAGGAAAGTCTTGCCTGGCGAGGTGCTGCTTGGCAGGTAGCGCGAATAGTCGGCGACATAAGGGCCGAAGGCGATCTGCCAGGACGCCGCAAGTGACACCGCGAGCATGAACGATGCCCAGCTGAAGTGGCGGTTGTCCAGTAGTTGCCCGATGTCGGCCAGCATCAGGATGCGGCTGAACAGGTAGACGAAGGCAATGATCCCCAGCACGCTGGCGACTCGCCCGATCCAGTGGATCACCCGGTAGCCGGCCAAGGTGGCGAGAACGATGACGCTGGCGAAAACCAGGATGCCGGCGCTGTCGCTGACGTCCAACAGTTGGCCGATTGCCTGCCCGGAGAGTACCGTGCCGGTAGCGGTAAAGCCCAGGTACATCAGGCACACCAGCACCATCGGTATGGCTGCGCCATAGACCCCGAACTGCACGCGGCTGGAAATCATCTGCGGCAGCCCGAGGCGTGGGCCCTGGGCTGCATGCAGGGCCATTACCGCGCCACCGATCAATTGGCCGAGCAACAGGCCAATCAATGACCAGAACACATCGCCACCGAGCACCACGGCCAGCGCGCCGGTCACGATCGCAGTGATCTGCAGGTTGGCGCCGAGCCACAGGGTGAACTGGCTGTACACGCGCCCATGGCGTTCAGTTTCGGGGATGTAGTCGATCGAGCGCCGCTCGAATACGGGTTTGCTGGTCATTCGGTGGCTCCGCTTCATTGTATTTGTGTAAGCGAGTCAGTCATCGATGGGGCACGGGGCGGATGACGTTGGCGTCATGTGAGCATGTATATACAAGCAGGGTCAAGCGAGGGTGTCGCGAATGGAACAGTGGCACTGTTGCGCAATGATGGGCTGCAACTGTGCCGGTCCCCAGTGAAGGAATAGCCTTATGCTGTAACGAAATATGTCTAAAAAGCCTGGAAGAAGGATGCTGCAATGCCGCTCAAGGACCTGCTGATCGCCCTGGTGGTGATCGTCGCCTGGGGAGTCAACTTCGTGGTCATCAAGGTTGGCCTCGATGGCTTGCCGCCGATGTTGCTGGGGGCATTGCGCTTCTTGCTGGTGGCGTTTCCGGCCATCCTGTTGGTCAGGCGGCCCAGGTTGCCCTGGCGCTGGCTGATCGCCTACGGTGCGACCATTTCCCTGGGCCAGTTCGCCTTCCTGTTCCAGGCCATGTACAGCGGCATGCCACCAGGGCTGGCTTCGCTGATCCTGCAATCACAGGCGTTCTTCACGCTGGGTTTTGCTGCCCTGTTCCTGGGCGAGCGGCTGCGCCTGGCGAGCGTGCTCGGGCTATTGGTGGCCGCCAGCGGCCTGGCCCTCATCGGCAGCGAAGACGGTGGCCATGTACCGATGCTGGCGCTGGTGCTGACCCTGTGCGGCGGCGCCATGTGGGGCCTGGGCAACATCATTACCCGCCGCTTTGGCTCGGTTGACCTGGTGGCGCTGGTGATCTGGGGCGGGCTGATTCCGCCGCTGCCGTTCCTGGTATTGTCCTGGTGGCTGGAAGGGCCTGAGCGCATTGGTCATGCCTTGGCCAACATCGGTTGGAGTTCGGTGCTGGCCCTGGCCTACCTGGCGTTCGTCGCCACCATGCTGGGCTACAGCCTGTGGAGCAAGCTGCTGTCGCGTCATCCAGCTGGCAAAGTGGCACCGTTCTCGCTGCTGGTGCCGGTGATCGGCTTGAGTTCATCGGCGCTGTTGCTGGGCGAGCGTCTGACGGTAACGCAGGGTTGGGGTGCCTTGCTGGTGATGGCAGGGTTGCTGGTAAACGTGTTCGGTGCGCGCATCGGCCAGCGCTTGCGCGCGGTCAGCGCATGAATCGGCGGTGCTGCACTCTGGTAGAATCGGCCTCTTTTGCCAGGCCAATGGAGTGCACCCATGATCATTTCCACCACCAGCCAGCTTGAAGGCCGCCCGATTGCCGACTATCTGGGCGTGGTCAGCTCCGAATCGGTGCAGGGTATCAACTTCGTGCGCGATTTCTTTGCACGTTTCCGCGACTTCTTCGGCGGCCGCTCGCAAACCCTGGAAAGCGCACTGCGCGAGGCGCGGGAGCAGGCCACCGAAGAATTGAAAGCGCGGGCACGCCAGTTGCAAGCCGATGCTGTAGTGGGGGTGGATTTCGAGATCAGCATGCCATCGGTACAGGGCGGCATGGTCGTGGTATTTGCCACCGGCACGGCGGTGCGCCTGAAGTAGCGCGTTCAGCCGCTGGTCGGGCCCGGCATTTCAGTCTGGGCGGTCCGCAAATGACCAGCTAGTCTCATTTCCACTGGTCGCGTTTACCTGGGCAACCCTTCTGGTTGCCGGCGCGTCCGCCACTGGAGGGAGACAGGGCATGAGCGAATCCTTTTTCGAAGACCTGAACGACGCGTTCCCGATCAACAGCCAGGTGCGTTGCGGCCAGGCGGCATTCCGCCTGGGTTTCGCCCACATGACGCTGGATGATTCCGAACAGCTCCAACCCGCCCACCTGCAGCGCAGCAAAAAAGGCCGCTTCATGCCGCGGGTGCCACTGAAGAAGTGACCCGCCCCAACAAGACCCCGCCGAACGGCGGGGTTTTTGTTGCTATTCGTTGATCCGCCTCATGGCATTGCCGGGTAGCACTCGCCGGATGGCCAAGACTGTGATTTCCTGACGCCGCATTGCGCAACGGAGGATTGAATGCTCATGCGAGTCAGGGAAGAGACTTATTGGCGGTGGGCTGACGCCCAATTGCATAGCCGCAGCCATGATGAAGCGCTCAGTGACGGTACCACGCTGGACGTGCAGGTGCGCCTGTCACGGCTGGGGGCGACCCAGTTGTTCCTGGGGTTGTATGCCGGGGACGGTCGGGCACTGCTGGAGGAGTATTACCCCGCGCGGCCTGGCGAGACCATGACCCGCGCCCTGGTCTGGGGTGTCGACCGTGCGCGGGCGATGGCCACCGGGGCCTTGCCTTTGCCGGAAGCCCGCCACCGTCGGCGCCAGGCATGAAAAAGCCCGGCCTTTGCGGGCCGGGCTTGTTCAAGGAGGCGGATCCTCAATTGATCGAATCGATCACCTTGACGGCCTGCTGTTCGCGAACAGCGGGCCATTCTTGTTGCAGGGTCTGCAGGACGCGGCCGACGAACTCGGTGTCAGCGGCGGCCTTCTTGCCGACGTAGCCCTGCCCACGGCGGTAGACCTTGAAGCGGGCACGCATGCTCGGCAGGTGCTCTTCGAATTCATCTTCGACGGTATTCGGTGGCAGGCGGTCGAGGCGCACTTCACCGGTTTGGCTGACCCACAGCAGGTGGTCGTCAAGGCTGTCCTTGCGCATGGCGAACAGCTGGGCCAATTGGTCGATAGTCGGATTGTTGTTCAAGTTCATCATAAAGCCCCCATTACCCAGTCGTAGTGATTTTCACAGTTGGCGCTACCACGGTGTAGCGCACTACCAAGGCTGCTACAGCAGCATCGCAACAGGGGCTTTCTCACGCTGCCTTTTGGACAGTTTCCCTCTCCACGGACGGCCTGCGTTACCGCGCAGGCCGTCTGGAACACCCTTGCCACCGCTCCCGATCAGAGAGACGGCTTCATCATGCCCAAGGGCGATGAACGGCGTCAACCATTTTGTAGTGAATATTTTTTCTCACTACATCGTGTCGTTTTGTTCGACAATTGCTGCCGCCGCTACAGTCCTGAAAGGATCTCGAAGGCGGCGCGTACGCGGGCTTCGTTGGGGTAGTTGCGGTTGGCCAGTAACACGATCGCCAGTTGCTCGGAGGGCACGAACGCGGCGTAGGCACCGAAACCATTGGTCGAGCCGGTCTTGTTGTACCAGGCCGCCGACAACGCGGGCAGGGCAGGTTGCAAGCGTGTGGCTGCCTGCGGTTCGCGAATGAGTCGCGGGCTGTTGCCGTCGACCAGGGTAGCCAGCGTGACCGGATACGGGTAACGCTCCCAACCCAGGCCCTGGGTCATGGCGCCAACCTGGAAGTAGCCCTGTCGGGTAATGGTTGTGGCCTGCAGCAGAGCAGGGGGCAGGCCTTCCGGTTGCATGTAGAGGCGCACATAGCGCAACAGGTCGCTGGCGCTGGTCTTGATGCCGTACGCCTCATCTGCGTAGGGACCGGGGCCGACCCGTACCGGCCTGTCGCTGGCGTCGTAGCCTTGGGCATACAGCCCCTGGGCATCGGCCGGGACCTGCAGGTAGGTGTTCTGCAGGCCCATTTTCGCCAGCAGGCCTTCACTCATCAGGGCCGAGAACGGTTGATGCTGGGCGCGAGCGGCCAGGTCGCCGAACAGCCCCAGGCTGGGGTTGGAATAGCAGCGCTGGGTGCCCGCTTTGGCCCGGGGCTGCCAGTGACGGAAGAAATCGACTACCTGCTGTGCGGTCTGCACCGTGTCCGGGAACTGCAACGGCAGGCAGTCGGCGCTATAGGTGCCCAGGTCCAGCACGCTTGCCTCGCCGAGAGGCGCCCCGGCCAGCGCAGGGTGATAGCGCTTGGCCGGGGCGCCGAGGTCCAGTTTGCCCTCGGCACTGGCCAGTGCGGCCAGGGTAGCGGTGTAGGTCTTGCTCAGCGAACCGATTTCAAACAGCGTGTCGCGGCTGACCGGTACAGGGTCGTCCTTGCTCGCCACGCCGTAGTTGAAATAGTGCGCGTGGTCGCGGGCATAGAGCGCCACGGCCATCCCGGAAATGCCTTGTTCCTGCATCAGCGGACGGATGATCCGGTCGACCTTGGCCTGCAGCTGGTCATCGGCTTCGGCGGCGCTGTGGCCTAGAGCGAGGGTGAGGGCGGCTGCAACTGCGGCCAGGCGGGGGAAGGGCATGGGCGGGTCCTTTGCGGGAAGTGTCCGTTGAGCGATACCGGTGGGGGTTCCGGCGTTAGCGGTGAAAAGCCGAAGACCTTATCGTCTGCCCTTGCCCAATGACAAGACGGAAACGGTAATGAAGTATTTGCGCATGCTGTTCGACAACTTCACCCTGGCGTTGCTCGGGGTGGTCCTGATTGCCACCGTGCTGCCCTGCTCGGGCGACGGCGCGGTGTATTTCGGCTGGCTGACCAACCTGGCCATCGGCCTGCTGTTCTTCCTGCATGGGGCCAAACTGTCGCGCGAGGCGATCATCGCCGGTGCCGGGCACTGGCGCCTGCATGGGCTGGTGTTCGCCTGCACCTTCGTGCTGTTCCCGCTGCTGGGCCTGGCGTTCAAGCCGCTGTTCGTACCGCTGGTGGGCAACGAGCTGTACCTGGGCGTCTTGTACCTGTGTGCCTTGCCGGCCACCGTGCAGTCAGCCATTGCCTTCACTTCGCTGGCACGCGGTAACGTGCCGGCAGCCATCTGCAGCGCGGCGGCATCGAGCCTGCTGGGCATCTTCCTCACGCCCTTGCTGGTCATGCTGCTGCTGGGCGCCAGCGGTGATACCGGCTCAGGCCTGTATGCGGTGCTGAAGATCACCCTGCAGCTGCTGGTGCCGTTCGTGGCCGGGCAGCTCGCGCGGCGCTGGATCGGCGCCTGGGTCAAGCGCAATGCACGCTGGTTGAAGGTAGTGGACCAGGGCTCGATCCTGCTGGTGGTGTATACCGCCTTCAGCGAGGCGGTGGTCACCGGCTTGTGGCACACGGTATCGCCGCAGCACTTGGCCGGATTGTTTGCCGTATGCGCGATCCTGCTGGCGGTGGTGCTGTTTGGTACCCGCCAGTTGGGCAAGCTGCTGGGCTTTGCCCTGGAGGACCGCATCACCATCCTGTTCGCCGGCTCGAAGAAAAGCCTGGCCACCGGGGTACCGATGGCCCAGGTGCTGTTCGTTGGCAGTGGCATCGGCGCGATGATCTTGCCGCTGATGCTGTTCCACCAAATCCAGCTGATGGTCTGTGCAGTGCTGGCGCAACGTTATGCCAGCCGCGAGCAGGCGGCTGGAGAGGCTTCGGCGACATCCTGACAGGGCCTGTCGCCGGTAAGCCAGCCCCCACCTCGAGCGCATCGATCCCATCATGGGCTATCCTGGTGGCAGCTGGCTTACCGGGCCTGCCCTGAACCACGCTCGCGCAGCGCCTTGCGCACTTCAGCCTCGGTCTTGTAGGCCGGCGCTTCCAGGTCGTCGTAGTTGCGCGTGTAGCGCCGGGCGAACTCTTCCACACCCAGCTGCTGATACTGCTGCACATGCTTGAGCTCGTGTGCCCACAAGGCCACGTTGTCCTCGGCATCGGAGGGGCGGCGGAAGATGATCGTGTCGATCAGCGTCACGGCGTTCACGTCAGGGTTCTGCAGCAGCGCATTGGCCGCGCTCATTTGCTGCTCGTCACCTACCCGGTAGCGCGCCGCGTCGAGCACGGCAAAGTCATACCAGGGTTCGAGCTGCGCGCGGATGTGCAACGGGATCGGTTGCACGCCGTTGGCGGTGGCCTCGTCACGGGCTTGCTGCAAGGCGTAGGTCAGGCTGGACGAGGCCACGCTCTCCACATCCTTGAGGATCTGCCCGGCCTGGCCGGGGTCGATCGGGGCGCAGAAGCAGCCCATCAGGCAGACCTGATACTGCCCGGGCGGGCAAGCCTGGCCGGCCAGCGCAGGCTGGGCCAGCCCCAGCATCAGCCCCAGCAGCATAGTGATCCGCTTCATTCAGGGCCTGTTCAGCAAGGTCAGAAATTCGCCGGGGTGTTGGCGCTGATGATCTCGGCCTCGTCCGGGCCGATATTCTTGAAACTGTGCGGCAAGGTGGTGGGAATGTAGTAGCCATCGCCCGAGTTGAGCACGCTGACCTGCCCATCGACCCACAACTCGACAGTGCCGCGGGTGACCAGGCCACACTCTTCACCCTCGGCATGCACGATCGGCTCGCCCGAGTCAGCGCCCGGTGCATACAGCTCGCGCAGCATACGCATCTGCCGGCCTTCGACACTGGCACCGACCAGCAGCATGCGCAGGCCGTTGCGCCCCAGGTCTGGCTGTTCGCCAGCACGGAATACGTAGCGTTCTTCGCGCACCGGTTCGTCGAAGCTGAAGAACTCCGCCAGGCTCATGGGAATGCCTTCGAGCAGTTTTTTCAGGGAGCTGACCGAAGGGCTGACGCGATTCTGTTCGATCTGCGAGATCGTCGAATTGGTCAGCCCGCTGCGGCGGGCCAGTTCCCGTTGGGAGAGGTTGTTGCGTTCACGCACCAGTTTGAGTCGCGTCCCCGTGTCCATAGCCGCCTTGTTATCAAGAGGTGTCAAAAATAATGAGCGATGCGCATTAAAACACACTCTGCTCGCTTGCGCGCTGTGCTTGTCAGGCCCTTTGTTCGCGGGGCATCGGCCACAGCCCGACCAATAGCAACAGGGCCGCAACGGCGAGGAACGGCAAGCGTGGATCCAGCGCATACACCAGGGTGCCTGCCAGCGGCCCGACCACCGCGCCCATGCCCTGCGCCGCGCCGATGGAACCGGCTGTGGCGCCTTGTTCCGAGGCGTGCATGGCGTTTGCCGCCAGCGCGGAAAATGCCGGGAACACGAAGCCCATGCCCGCTGCCGCGACAAAGTAGCAGGCCCACAGCCACGGCGCGGTGGTTGCCAGCGCGCCGCAGGCAAAGCCCAGGGCCGACAGCGTGGCACCGACCCGGATCATTTTCAGCGGCGGCCATTCCAGCTGGCGC is a window from the Pseudomonas anuradhapurensis genome containing:
- a CDS encoding DUF1294 domain-containing protein, coding for MAEAARGVRLEGVRNARLKLLLLGLLCLLPGLGAARMAWVDQAWWPLALYPAMSLISLLLYWQDKQQARTQAWRTPEKVLHASELLGGWPGALLAQQLFRHKTRKVSYQLVCWGIVLLHQVFWADWLLLGGRYLAVG
- a CDS encoding MmcQ/YjbR family DNA-binding protein; the encoded protein is MSERHMSETEVPAYCLSLPGAREDYKWGGIRVFSVAGNKMFAVLDLAGAGLSFKVADELFLGYCDRPGVRPAPYLARARWISMAPPYPMGRDELCDLLRRSHQLVVQRLPKRLQAGLLL
- a CDS encoding LysR substrate-binding domain-containing protein; the protein is MQDLNNLFYFARVVEAGGFAAAGRQLGIPKSRLSRRIAELEERLGTRLLQRTTRQLKLTAVGERYLHHCQAMLLEAEAADEAVASMSSEPRGRLRVSCPVALAHAFLPEVISRFLEQYPLVQLDMVLLNRRVDLISEGIDVALRVRDLGDEDPALVTRRLRQAQMQLVAAPGFADHIREPAELASLPVLGAAEADRLVHFRLFGPHGKQQEIALEPRLAIDDFVVRNAAVRAGLGFTALPSMFCEEELARGELVRLLPDWSLPGGYLQAVYPHRRGVLPAVRVWIDHLAASFEACGEQYV
- a CDS encoding FMN-dependent NADH-azoreductase; the protein is MKLLHIDSSILGDNSASRQLSREVVEAWKAADPSVEVVYRDLAADAIAHFSAATLVAAGTPEDVRDAAQAFEAKLSAETLEEFLAADAVVIGAPMYNFTVPTQLKAWIDRVAVAGKTFRYTEAGPEGLCGNKKVVLVSTAGGLHAGQPSGAGHEEFLKVFLGFIGITDLEIVRAHGLAYGPEQRSQAIDAAQAQIANELFAAA
- a CDS encoding purine-cytosine permease family protein, whose product is MTSKPVFERRSIDYIPETERHGRVYSQFTLWLGANLQITAIVTGALAVVLGGDVFWSLIGLLLGQLIGGAVMALHAAQGPRLGLPQMISSRVQFGVYGAAIPMVLVCLMYLGFTATGTVLSGQAIGQLLDVSDSAGILVFASVIVLATLAGYRVIHWIGRVASVLGIIAFVYLFSRILMLADIGQLLDNRHFSWASFMLAVSLAASWQIAFGPYVADYSRYLPSSTSPGKTFLAAGLGSVIGAQASMVLGVFAVAIAGGQFAGHEVAYIVGLGGAGSSAALLYFCIAFGKVTISTLNSYGSFMCIATIISGFRGHLAISRLQRLLFVLAIVGAATLVALLGQHSFLSAFKSFILFLLTFFVPWSAVNLVDYYFITKERYDIPALADPQGRYGRWNWPGIIVYSVGVLVQMPFIDTKLYTGPMVEHLGGVDVSWLIGLVVPSVLYYLAARQRAHHAPVSMIVPESH
- a CDS encoding EamA family transporter, coding for MPLKDLLIALVVIVAWGVNFVVIKVGLDGLPPMLLGALRFLLVAFPAILLVRRPRLPWRWLIAYGATISLGQFAFLFQAMYSGMPPGLASLILQSQAFFTLGFAALFLGERLRLASVLGLLVAASGLALIGSEDGGHVPMLALVLTLCGGAMWGLGNIITRRFGSVDLVALVIWGGLIPPLPFLVLSWWLEGPERIGHALANIGWSSVLALAYLAFVATMLGYSLWSKLLSRHPAGKVAPFSLLVPVIGLSSSALLLGERLTVTQGWGALLVMAGLLVNVFGARIGQRLRAVSA
- a CDS encoding YbjQ family protein, which produces MIISTTSQLEGRPIADYLGVVSSESVQGINFVRDFFARFRDFFGGRSQTLESALREAREQATEELKARARQLQADAVVGVDFEISMPSVQGGMVVVFATGTAVRLK
- the ampC gene encoding class C beta-lactamase, which translates into the protein MPFPRLAAVAAALTLALGHSAAEADDQLQAKVDRIIRPLMQEQGISGMAVALYARDHAHYFNYGVASKDDPVPVSRDTLFEIGSLSKTYTATLAALASAEGKLDLGAPAKRYHPALAGAPLGEASVLDLGTYSADCLPLQFPDTVQTAQQVVDFFRHWQPRAKAGTQRCYSNPSLGLFGDLAARAQHQPFSALMSEGLLAKMGLQNTYLQVPADAQGLYAQGYDASDRPVRVGPGPYADEAYGIKTSASDLLRYVRLYMQPEGLPPALLQATTITRQGYFQVGAMTQGLGWERYPYPVTLATLVDGNSPRLIREPQAATRLQPALPALSAAWYNKTGSTNGFGAYAAFVPSEQLAIVLLANRNYPNEARVRAAFEILSGL
- a CDS encoding bile acid:sodium symporter family protein; this translates as MKYLRMLFDNFTLALLGVVLIATVLPCSGDGAVYFGWLTNLAIGLLFFLHGAKLSREAIIAGAGHWRLHGLVFACTFVLFPLLGLAFKPLFVPLVGNELYLGVLYLCALPATVQSAIAFTSLARGNVPAAICSAAASSLLGIFLTPLLVMLLLGASGDTGSGLYAVLKITLQLLVPFVAGQLARRWIGAWVKRNARWLKVVDQGSILLVVYTAFSEAVVTGLWHTVSPQHLAGLFAVCAILLAVVLFGTRQLGKLLGFALEDRITILFAGSKKSLATGVPMAQVLFVGSGIGAMILPLMLFHQIQLMVCAVLAQRYASREQAAGEASATS
- a CDS encoding DUF4157 domain-containing protein, whose protein sequence is MKRITMLLGLMLGLAQPALAGQACPPGQYQVCLMGCFCAPIDPGQAGQILKDVESVASSSLTYALQQARDEATANGVQPIPLHIRAQLEPWYDFAVLDAARYRVGDEQQMSAANALLQNPDVNAVTLIDTIIFRRPSDAEDNVALWAHELKHVQQYQQLGVEEFARRYTRNYDDLEAPAYKTEAEVRKALRERGSGQAR
- a CDS encoding cupin domain-containing protein, with the translated sequence MDTGTRLKLVRERNNLSQRELARRSGLTNSTISQIEQNRVSPSVSSLKKLLEGIPMSLAEFFSFDEPVREERYVFRAGEQPDLGRNGLRMLLVGASVEGRQMRMLRELYAPGADSGEPIVHAEGEECGLVTRGTVELWVDGQVSVLNSGDGYYIPTTLPHSFKNIGPDEAEIISANTPANF